Sequence from the Thermococcus nautili genome:
ATTCTCAACTCAATGCGCTCCGCGATAGGAAACCTGAAGAACCTGATGGTAACGGTTAAGGAACTCGCCACGACCCTTGAAAACCGCGCTGACGAGCTCACCCGCATTACTGCGGAGATAAGCGAAGCTGTAAACCAGGTCGCCGAGGCGATAAGCCAGGTAAGCGTCGAGGCCCAGAGACAGCAGGAGAGCATAACCATGGTGATGGACAGCGTCAATCTAACGGCTGACCTGACCCGGAAGACCCTGGATGCCGTTGAGGAGTTCAGCGGTGTCGTCAGCGAAGTTCTCAGCATAGCGAGGGAAGGTGAAGAGAAGGGGGACAGGGCGATATCCCAGATTGAGCAGATTCAGAGCTCTATGCGCTCCATAAGCGAGGCCGTTTCAGAGGTCGCCGACAGGAGCAGGCGGATTGACGAGATAATAAACGCAATCAGCGCAATAGCTGAGCAAACCAACCTCCTGGCGCTCAACGCGGCGGTGGAAGCGGCCCGGGCAGGAGAGCTCGGAAAGGGATTTGCGGTCGTTGCAGATGAGATTAGGAAGCTCGCCGAGGAGAGCAAGCAGGCAGCGGAGAGGATAAAGAGCATCGTCAACGAGATTCAGGACAAGGTGGAGAACGCGGTCGTCGAGACCAGAAACGGCTCCAGGGTTATAGACGAGTCGGTGGACTTCCTGAGGGAGACCGTTGGATACCTCGTTAACATCGGCGAGCTCCTGAGGGACGTTGAGGAGCGCTTCTCCGAGCTCAAGTCCGAGATAGAGCGGACGAGCGAGGAGGTTGACGAGGCCAAGAAGGCCCTTGAGAACCTCGCCGCGAGCGCCGAAGAAACAACCGCCAGCGCCCAGCAGGTCAGCGCGAGCGCCCAGGAGCAGGCCTCCGCCCTTGAGGAGGTCAGGAGGAACATCCTTGACCTGAGGAAGATAGTCGGCGAGCTCAGGGGTGCCGTGGACTTCATAAAGGTGGAGGCCTGAGAACATGGAGCGCGTTGTTGGTGTCAACGTGATAAACGAGCTCATTGGAGGAAGCATGGAGAACGGCTCCGTGATGTCCATACTCTACGACGCCTATTCCCTAGGCTGGGTACTCGGCTTTGAGGTTTTCAGGGCCCTCCTCGATGAGGGCTTCTTTGGTGTTATCCACAATTATTCCCTTCCCGTCCCAAGGCTCGTCTCCAGGGCTTCCTTTGTGGGTTTAAACATCCCAGAGCTCGCCAAGAAGGATTCTCTAAGAATCGTTGACATCTTTGGTTCCAGGTACGGCATTCCCCCCGCTGATTCGTACGTTATCAAGGTGGACAACCCTAGCGAGGACACGCTGACGCCCAAGATAGAGAAGGTCTACCGGGACGTTATATACCCCGTCTCGGGGGGCAGGGGTATAATCAAGCTAATCTACACCCTGGATGGGGCAGTTATAATGTTTGGTGAGCGGCCGACGCTCAGGCTCCTCAACTCGGAGGTGGCCTTCCTCGCAAGGGAGTCCGTCAGCAGGAGAATTTCAACGATACTCCTCCTCAACACGGACGTTGTCTCCGAGCGCCTCGTTGCGTGGGTTTCGAGCATTTCAGACACGATGGTCGCCTTCAGGTCCAGCATAAGGGAAGACACGCTCGTTGAGAGAATGCTCATACTCAAAACACCGAGCCCGAGCTTCGAGCCGACGACTTACGAGTTCCGGCTCTCAACGAGGAATGGCAAGGTTCACCTGCTCCACTTCGAGAGGCTCAACTAGCTCCGCCAACCGAGTGTTCATCACGACTCAGCCAGTGCCGGTCTCGTCATCGCCATCCAGAGTTGGCATAGCTTTTTAAATCGCTTTCCCCAGCTTTCGGTATGAGCGAGCTGTCAACGATACTGAGTTCGGCGCTGCTGATGCTCATCATGATTGACCCGAGCGACAAGATACTCCTCGTCAGCTTCCTGCGCGAGGACTTTCAGATTGACGACATCAAAGCCTTAATCGTGAGGGCCAACCTGATAGGCTTCCTTCTCTTGGCGAGCTTTGCGATAGCGGGCCAGATAATCCTCCAGGAGATTTTCCACATCAACATAAACGCCCTGAAAGTTGCCGGCGGCTTCGTTCTCTTCAAAATCGGTCTCGAAGCTCTGGAAGGCGGTGGAATGTTCACCCTCAAGAGGGAGCGCGATATACTCGCCTTGGCGGCAGTCCCGGTCGCGATGCCCCTCATAGCTGGCCCCGCCGCTATAACCGCGGTAATAACCCTCACCGCCGAGTACGGCTATCTCGTCTCCCTTTCAGCGACGGCCATAGCGATTGCAGTCGTTGCGCTCTCGATGTTCGTGGCGCTCTACATGATGAAGTCCGTCAACAAGACCTTCCTGAGCGTCACAATCAGGATAATCGGTCTCTTCATAATGGCCATCGGCGCCCAGATGATGGTCGAGGGCGTCGTCGGGATATACCTCCTCATGACCTCGGCTGGATAAACGTCAAAACCGGCCGGGATAACCTTTTAACTTCTCCCTCCTCTCTTCCGAAAAGGTGAGAGGAATGAAGGTTGAGCGCGTTAAAGGGACGAGGGATTTTCTGCCCGAGGAGATGGCGAAGAGGAGATGGGTCTTCGAGAGGATTCGCGAGGTCTTCGAGCGCTACAACTTCCACGAGGTTCTAACTCCAACCTTCGAGTACACCGAGCTCTTCAAACTCAGGAGTGGTGAAGAAGTCGTAAAACAGCTCTACGCCTTCCTTGACAAGGGCGGAAGGGACATCTCGCTCCGCCCGGACATGACGTCGAGCGTCGCGAGGCTCTACGTTTCGGCCTTCCAGACGGCTCCGAAGCCAATCAAGTGGTACTACATGGCCAACATGTTCCGCTACGAGGAACCGCAAAGCGGTCGCTACCGCGAGTTCTGGCAGGCAGGGGTTGAGCTCATCGGGAGCGACAGGGTTGAGGCCGATGCTGAAGTTATAGCGCTCTTCACCGAGAGCTACCTCGCGACCGGTTTGGAGGACTTCACCGTCAACATCGGCGACAGGGTTCTGCTCGACGAGTTCGCCAGGATGCTCGGCGTCAAAGACGACATCGGGCTCATGAGGCTCATAGACAAGAAGGACAAGCTTACCAGAGAGGAGTTCGTAAATGCTTTGAAGAACTTCGGGCTGAGCGATGAAGGAGTTGAGAAGGTCCTCTCGCTGGTTGAAATCAAGGGCGAACCGAACGAGGTTCTCCCGAAGGCCGAGGAGCTGTTCACAAGCGAGGAAGCTAAAGCCGAGATAAGGCGCCTCTACGAGCTCGTCGATTTGCTCGACGCCTACGGGGTCTCGAAGTGGATTAGGATTGACCTCGGCATAGCGAGGGGCTTCGACTACTACACGAGCGTCGTCTTCGAGGCGATAGCGCCGAACGACCTTGGAATCGGCTCGATTGGCGGCGGCGGTCGTTACGACAACCTCATCGAGGTCTTTGGCGGAAAGCCGACCCCGGCGACGGGCTTCGCGATTGGAGTGGAGAGGCTCATTCCAATCCTTGAGTGGAAGGGTCTGATTCCGGAAGTCAAGCTCAGGCCCGACGTTTACGTGATTCCTATTGGCAAGGAAGTCGAGCTCAGGAAGACGGCCGTCGAGGTGGTATCTGCCCTCAGAAGGGCGGGCGTTAAGGCCGACGTCGAGCTGACTGGAAGGAAGCTGAGAAAGGCCCTCGACTACGCTGGCAGGCTTAACGTCCCCTATGTCGTCCTCATCGGGAAGAGGGACCTCGAGAACGGCAATGTCACGGTAAGGGACATGGAAACGGGCGAGCAGAGGGTCGTGAAGAAAGAAGACGTTGTGAAGGAGCTAGTGGGAGCGCTGGGGCTTTAAAGCTTGAATTCTTTTGCCTTCCTCCTCATCCTCCACTCCTCAAGCCTTCTGACGAAGGGACAGCGGGCGCGCCACCTCTGGAGTGCCCTCCTCAGAAACCCGCACATCTCGACCACCAGATTTTATAAGAGGCAACCGTTAAAACCCTTTGTGCCGTAGGGATGATGAGTCTGGAGCCCCCTGATTGGTGACGACGTTTCGCGGGGCTGACCGGCATGAAGAGGCGCCTCTGCCGTGAGTACATAGAGGAGATTGAGAGGCTTGAGCGCTCGATTCGCGAGCTTGAGGAGGAGATAATAGAGCTGAGGATGCAGTTGAAGCTCAAGGTTGATGAAGCCAACAGGCTTGCCATCGAGAACGCGAGCCTAAGGCACAAGCTTGAGATGCAGAAGAAGACTTACCAGCGCATGGTCGAACTGCTGAAGAAAATGAAGTTCCCCATAATCTTCCTTCCAGATGATGAGTGATTCGGATGTAGTCTTGTATTCTTGTATGTATTTGTGTATCATTGTGGTTTTGCCATGTTCCTTAGTATTTAATTGTGTTGTTCCCAATGTAACTAGCTGAGCTCGGGTTGTCCCTACTCCGAATGTTGGAGATTATCCAAATTACTATTGAAAATTTTGGGCATTATATAACCCGCAAAGTTTAAATAGAACTTCGACGTTACTCTGTTTGGTATAACCAGGTTGTGCTACAATCTGTTCTCTAAAATACGGTTTGCAATCTTTCCTGTTGGGGGTTGGGGCATGAGGCGTTCGAGAGTTGAAATTATTGCTGATATCCTAGAGTCAGCCAACGGTAAGGGTGCGACGAAGACCCAGATAGTTTACCGAGCGAATCTGAACTTCAAGCTGGCCACGAACTACATACGGTACCTCCTCCGAAAGGGGTACCTTATTGAGGCCATAGAAGGTAACCGGCGGATATACAGGGTCACGGACAAGGGAAGAACGTTTTTACGCAGTTTCTCAACGATTTACCGTGAACTAGGTGATTTTGATTCCTTCGATGGCTTTTGATTTCTTCCAATGTCTCTGAACTCCGGGGTCCTTTCGTTTTCTTTTCCGTAACAAAGTTACGGATTTCATGTCAGAACGTTCTGTTCTAAACTCATTTTCTCGGAGCTTATAAAGCTGAAAAATAACATACAGTACGGGCATATTGCCCGGAGGTGCATGGAATGAAGAGTGGAATCCTGGCCCTGTTGGTTGTTGGTGTTGTACTGTTTGGACTTGGAGCAGGAACCTGGGCGTACTTCGACGACACGGAGTCAAGCACGGGGAACTACATAACGGCGGACATCCTTAACCTTAAAGTCAGCCCGGATAACAGCACCTGGTATGATGGAACTGACGTTCCTTCGAACATCGATTTTGGAAAGGTTTATCCCGGTTGGAGTGGTAGCGATGACGTTTACGTCATGAACGAGGGCGGACTGCCCGGTGAAGTCTATCTATACCTGAACTACTCCCTCGATGAGAACATCAACCCGGAGTCAGAGACCAACGGCGGGCAGACCCTTGCGGATGTTATATACGTCAAGATTTACTACAACGATGAACTCGTTTGGGATGGGTATCTCAAGGACTGGACTTATGACGACCCCGGAAACATGCTTGACCTCGGTCCTCTCGATGGCGGAAAGACCGGAAAGATAACTGTTGAGGCTTCTATTGACTACGAAGACGCTGGAAACGACATCCAGGGTGATAAGCTTACCTTCGATGTCCACCTGTACCTTAAGCAGGTGCAGGGGTGATTTCCCCTTAACCTTTTTACTGGGGTGAGCAGGGATGCGCAGTGCCTTCTTTGCCTTTTTCTTGGCTGGAATCGTTGTATTGGCCGTGGGTTACGGCACATGGGCCTACTTCAGCGACCTTGAGGTCAGTGCCGGAGACTATGTAACTGCTGATACTCTTGACCTTGTGCTTACAGACCATACTAGCGATGCTAACGCTCAGTGGGGTTACTTTTACATAGCCCCCGGCAGGGTACCCGGGGTGAACGGAGGGTATAGTGAGGGCGATAGGGCAATTCATATCTTCAACAATGGTACCTATCCTAATACTACAGTTGAGATATGGTTCACATTTGAGTGCTATGAAGACAACGATGGTAATTACACAAATGGACTTCAGCCGGGTCCTGAATCAGATACCCTGCAGACAAACGAGAGCGCTTATCTGATGCTGAGTGAGATAACATTGAACACTATGGAATACACGGATAGTCAGACTATTCGCCTTATCTATGACAAAAAACTCACTGAAACTGGATATGAATATCTTGCTCCAGAACTCAAAAGTGAGTTCAGTCCCGGACAGGAAATTACCCTTGCGGACTTGGCCAGAATGAGATTCGTGGGATTGCCAGGTCCGGAGCCTCTCTACGGGACGTTAGACACTAGCAGTATCCAGTACTTGGACGAGCCCAACACTCAGCTTTCCTTTGATGGCCCAGAAGGAAAAATGCTAGACTCCAGCCAGAACTACTGGCAGGGCGACGTCTGTATAATGACCGTCCACGTGAGGTTATTGCAGTCGGAGCCGTGAGCCCCATGCGGGTCCTCTACGCCATCTTTTTCTTTGTTGCAGTTACGTTCACCCTCTACCTCCTTGCCATGTATGAGGTAGGCAACACTGAACCTCAGGCTTCTAGTGTCTTTGATAACGTGACCCAGAACGTTAGTGCTTCCCCGGCCGAGATGACGATGGCCCTTGGAACGATTTCGTTCCTCGCGAGGGTTGGCCTTGCCGTGGTGTTCCTGAGCATGGCCGTCTACGTAATCTCCGAGCTGGTGATGAAATGATGAGGACTCTCTTGGCATGGCTCGTGGTCGTTTCAATTTTCGTCTACTCGTACTTCGGCTCGTTTGCTTACTTCTCGGATTCCGCTTCAATAAGGCTGTCGCTTCAAATGGAGCAGACTTCGGTTCAAATCAGCTGTGAAAACCTTACCCTCGTTCACTGTCACTGCCCCTGCTCCTGCTCCTGCGGCTACTACATCCTCAGGGGCATCATCGTTAACACCACCGGCAACTCCACGCTTGATGGAATCTATTTCAGTAGCAGGGGATGGGTTTTGGGCGGTGTGATTGTTGACAATTCAAGCTTTAATGCCGGGGCCGGTCTGTACCTACCTCTGAACGCTACTCTATCCCCTGGGGTTCACGACGTTTCCCTAATCCTCTACAAGACGAATTCCCGCGGAAATAGGCATGCCATGTACTTGGTGTTCTACATTGATGGTAGAGAGTACCCTCTGTCAATCGTTCCAAGGTGGTGTCGGCGATGAGAAGGCTTCTCTCATTCGCGGTCATCCTCGTGCTCCTGCTGACCTTTCCAAGGCTCAGGACGCTAACGCCACTCGTGGTTCTAAGCGGGAGCATGGAGCCCTACTTTAACCCCGGTGACATGGTCTTAATCGAGCCGGTGAACGCCTCCGGTGTTCAAATCGGGGACGTGGTGGCCTTCCATCCGGCGTGGGCTAAGGGAGAAGAGGCGCGCAATACACTGTACACCCATAGGGTCGTTGGCATAATCAGGAACGCAACCGGTTTATACTTCGTCACCAAGGGGGACAACAACGAGGAAAATGACCCCGCGCCAGTTCCCGCCCAGAACGTCGTCGGGAAGGTCACCATCGTCCTTCCTTATCTTGGCTATATGACGAGGCACAATCCGGATAGGAGGGTGCTCCTGGCTGTTTACGTGCTGTTCATTTTGCTCCCGGGAATTTACATACTCGTGTCTACGCTTCGAGAGCTCTCTGAGCGTCCAGTAGTGGCGCGGAGGAAAGAACGCCTCCAGCTAATTAGCTCAAGGTATTCCCGTCTTGTTTTCCCCAAGAAAGCTCTCTCCATCTTCATAGGTTTTCTGCTGTTTTTCACTGTCTTACTAACCCCCCGGCTTGATTCGGCCAGGGATGGGTTTGCCAACGGCGGAAAACTGCCGGTGCTCCTAATCTCCGGGGGAGTTCCTGGATACGTTTACCTCAACCCCGGCGACTCCTGCGCCTGCAACTACACCTACGCAGTAAACGCCGTCCTGCCGGTTCAGTGGCTTGTCCTTCTCTCCGGGATTCCTCTTTTTCCCCGGTCGCTCGCTCTTCTCCTAGCTCTGCTCTCAACTCTCATGCTGTATCCTCTCTGGACGTCCAGGTTCCCGAACGTGGAGGTGAAAAGGCATGGACCCCGCTTTATTTGAAGTCCTTCTTAAAATTAGGCGGAACTGGCTGGCCGTTTTCCTCGTTTCCCTGCTACTCTCCGGGGCGCTGGCGTACGCCTACACGGTGACCCCTGCCGTCGTCCGGGAAACCTCAAAGGTCTCCAAGCCCCTCTACCGCTGGGGCGGTGTTCTCAACGCTTCCGCCGTCGTTGCAAAGGAGAACCCCATCTGGTCTTTGGGGGAGAGGGTTAGCCTTCCCATTTACCCCCTCGACGTCACCCCCGTGCTTGAGCCTACGCTAACATGGAAAATCTACGCCAAATCCGCCGACGTCAACGTCACCGCTCACATGGAAGTTCTCTATTACGTCTCCTACAACGGCGAAAGGCTGTTTGAGAAGGTGTACAACGCCTCTTCGGCATCGGGACGTAACGGAGTTGTCCTTTCAATTCCGGTCAACGTCTCCGATGTCG
This genomic interval carries:
- the hisS gene encoding histidine--tRNA ligase produces the protein MKVERVKGTRDFLPEEMAKRRWVFERIREVFERYNFHEVLTPTFEYTELFKLRSGEEVVKQLYAFLDKGGRDISLRPDMTSSVARLYVSAFQTAPKPIKWYYMANMFRYEEPQSGRYREFWQAGVELIGSDRVEADAEVIALFTESYLATGLEDFTVNIGDRVLLDEFARMLGVKDDIGLMRLIDKKDKLTREEFVNALKNFGLSDEGVEKVLSLVEIKGEPNEVLPKAEELFTSEEAKAEIRRLYELVDLLDAYGVSKWIRIDLGIARGFDYYTSVVFEAIAPNDLGIGSIGGGGRYDNLIEVFGGKPTPATGFAIGVERLIPILEWKGLIPEVKLRPDVYVIPIGKEVELRKTAVEVVSALRRAGVKADVELTGRKLRKALDYAGRLNVPYVVLIGKRDLENGNVTVRDMETGEQRVVKKEDVVKELVGALGL
- a CDS encoding signal peptidase I; translated protein: MRRLLSFAVILVLLLTFPRLRTLTPLVVLSGSMEPYFNPGDMVLIEPVNASGVQIGDVVAFHPAWAKGEEARNTLYTHRVVGIIRNATGLYFVTKGDNNEENDPAPVPAQNVVGKVTIVLPYLGYMTRHNPDRRVLLAVYVLFILLPGIYILVSTLRELSERPVVARRKERLQLISSRYSRLVFPKKALSIFIGFLLFFTVLLTPRLDSARDGFANGGKLPVLLISGGVPGYVYLNPGDSCACNYTYAVNAVLPVQWLVLLSGIPLFPRSLALLLALLSTLMLYPLWTSRFPNVEVKRHGPRFI
- a CDS encoding MarC family protein, whose product is MSELSTILSSALLMLIMIDPSDKILLVSFLREDFQIDDIKALIVRANLIGFLLLASFAIAGQIILQEIFHININALKVAGGFVLFKIGLEALEGGGMFTLKRERDILALAAVPVAMPLIAGPAAITAVITLTAEYGYLVSLSATAIAIAVVALSMFVALYMMKSVNKTFLSVTIRIIGLFIMAIGAQMMVEGVVGIYLLMTSAG
- a CDS encoding SipW-dependent-type signal peptide-containing protein is translated as MKSGILALLVVGVVLFGLGAGTWAYFDDTESSTGNYITADILNLKVSPDNSTWYDGTDVPSNIDFGKVYPGWSGSDDVYVMNEGGLPGEVYLYLNYSLDENINPESETNGGQTLADVIYVKIYYNDELVWDGYLKDWTYDDPGNMLDLGPLDGGKTGKITVEASIDYEDAGNDIQGDKLTFDVHLYLKQVQG
- a CDS encoding winged helix-turn-helix domain-containing protein; the protein is MRRSRVEIIADILESANGKGATKTQIVYRANLNFKLATNYIRYLLRKGYLIEAIEGNRRIYRVTDKGRTFLRSFSTIYRELGDFDSFDGF
- a CDS encoding methyl-accepting chemotaxis protein, whose product is MNFRRKLLLSIALPLVLVLVSAILTQQFAMRELTKSLSSSGASVQSALSSHEQVLWMSVGIMALTALVSGGIAYRLMGSALEPVVEVTRVAGAISEGRLKEAERMIERIRYHERDEIGRLLDAFRVISTDVLETLELIAERMEKLAEGDISEELTAHAKGDFEEILNSMRSAIGNLKNLMVTVKELATTLENRADELTRITAEISEAVNQVAEAISQVSVEAQRQQESITMVMDSVNLTADLTRKTLDAVEEFSGVVSEVLSIAREGEEKGDRAISQIEQIQSSMRSISEAVSEVADRSRRIDEIINAISAIAEQTNLLALNAAVEAARAGELGKGFAVVADEIRKLAEESKQAAERIKSIVNEIQDKVENAVVETRNGSRVIDESVDFLRETVGYLVNIGELLRDVEERFSELKSEIERTSEEVDEAKKALENLAASAEETTASAQQVSASAQEQASALEEVRRNILDLRKIVGELRGAVDFIKVEA